From one Eptesicus fuscus isolate TK198812 chromosome 21, DD_ASM_mEF_20220401, whole genome shotgun sequence genomic stretch:
- the EPN1 gene encoding epsin-1 isoform X2, translating into MSTSSLRRQMKNIVHNYSEAEIKVREATSNDPWGPSSSLMSEIADLTYNVVAFSEIMSMIWKRLNDHGKNWRHVYKAMTLMEYLIKTGSERVSQQCKENMYAVQTLKDFQYVDRDGKDQGVNVREKAKQLVALLRDEDRLREERAHALKTKEKLAQTATASSAAVGSGGPPEAEQAWPQSSGEEELQLQLALAMSKEEADQPPSCGPEDDVQLQLALSLSREEHDKEERIRRGDDLRLQMAIEESKRETGGQEESSLMDLADVFTAPAPPTASDPWGGPAPMATAIPTATPASDPWGGPPVPPAADPWGGPAPTPASGDPWRPAAPAGPPADPWGGTPAPAAGEGPAPDPWGSSDVVGGFDAEPDEFSDFDRLRTALPTSGSSTGELQLLAGEVPARSPGAFDMSGVEGSLSEAVGSPPPKAAPTPTPPTRKTPESFLGPNAALVDLDSLVTRPGPTLPGAKASNPFLPSGAPATGPSVTNPFQPAPPATLTLNQLRLSPGPPVPGAPPTYISPLGGGPGLPPILPPGPPAPNTNPFLL; encoded by the exons ATGTCGACCTCGTCGCTGCGGCGCCAGATGAAAAACATCGTCCACAACTACTCGGAGGCCGAGATCAAGGTCCGCGAGGCCACGAGCAACGACCCCTGGGGCCCGTCCAGCTCGCTCATGTCTGAGATCGCCGACCTCACCTACAACGTCGTCGCCTTCTCGGAGATCATGAGCATGATCTGGAAGCGGCTCAACGACCACGGCAAGAACTGGCGGCACGTCTACAAG GCCATGACGCTGATGGAGTACCTCATCAAGACGGGCTCGGAGCGCGTGTCGCAGCAGTGCAAGGAGAACATGTACGCCGTGCAGACGCTCAAGGACTTCCAGTACGTGGACCGCGACGGCAAGGACCAGGGCGTCAACGTGCGGGAGAAGGCCAAGCAGCTGGTGGCCCTGCTGCGCGACGAGGACCGGCTGCGGGAGGAGCGGGCCCACGCGCTCAAGACCAAGGAGAAGCTGGCGCAGACCGCCACGG cctcctccgCAGCAGTGGGCTCTGGGGGCCCGCCCGAGGCCGAGCAGGCGTGGCCGCAGAGCAGcggggaggaggagctgcagctgcagctggccTTGGCCATGAGCAAGGAGGAGGCGGACCAG cccccgtcCTGCGGCCCCGAGGATGACGTCCAGCTCCAGCTGGCCCTTAGTTTGAGCCGAGAGGAGCACGATAAG GAGGAGCGGATCCGCCGTGGGGATGACCTGAGGCTGCAGATGGCCATAGAGGAGAGCAAGCGGGAGACCGGGGGTCAGGAGGAg TCGTCCCTCATGGATCTCGCTGACGTCTTTACGGCCCCGGCTCCTCCGACGGCTTCGGACCCCTGGGGGGGCCCAGCCCCCATGGCCACTGCCATTCCCACAGCCACCCCTGCCTCGGACCCTTGGGGGGGACCTCCTGTTCCTCCAGCTGCTGACCCCTGGGGTGGTCCGGCCCCTACCCCGGCCTCCGGGGACCCCTGGAGGCCCGCTGCCCCTGCGGGGCCCCCGGCTGACCCTTGGGGGGGGACCCCGGCTCCCGCAGCTGGAGAGGGGCCCGCCCCTGACCCGTGGGGGAGCTCAGACG TGGTCGGGGGCTTCGACGCAGAGCCTGACGAGTTCTCCGACTTTGACCGACTACGCACAGCCCTGCCGACCTCAGGGAGCAGCACAG gggagctgcagctgctggccggggaggTGCCCGCCCGCAGCCCCGGGGCCTTCGACATGAGCGGGGTCGAGGGCTCTCTGTCCGAGGCGGTGGGGAGCCCCCCGCCCAAGGCTGCCCCGACCCCCACGCCGCCCACACGGAAGACGCCGGAGTCGTTCCTGGGGCCGAACGCAGCCCTCGTGGACCTGGACTCCCTGGTGACTCGGCCGGGCCCCACGCTCCCGGGAGCCAAGGCCTCCAACCCCTTCCTGCCCAGCG gagccccggcCACCGGCCCCTCCGTCACCAACCCCTTCCAGCCCGCACCCCCTGCGACGCTCACCCTGAACCAGCTCCGGCTCAGCCCCGGGCCCCCGGTCCCGGGGGCGCCACCGACATACATCTCTCCCCTGggcgggggcccaggcctgccccccatCCTGCCCCCGGGCCCTCCGGCCCCCAACACTAACCCCTTCCTCCTATAA
- the EPN1 gene encoding epsin-1 isoform X1: MSTSSLRRQMKNIVHNYSEAEIKVREATSNDPWGPSSSLMSEIADLTYNVVAFSEIMSMIWKRLNDHGKNWRHVYKAMTLMEYLIKTGSERVSQQCKENMYAVQTLKDFQYVDRDGKDQGVNVREKAKQLVALLRDEDRLREERAHALKTKEKLAQTATASSAAVGSGGPPEAEQAWPQSSGEEELQLQLALAMSKEEADQPPSCGPEDDVQLQLALSLSREEHDKEERIRRGDDLRLQMAIEESKRETGGQEESSLMDLADVFTAPAPPTASDPWGGPAPMATAIPTATPASDPWGGPPVPPAADPWGGPAPTPASGDPWRPAAPAGPPADPWGGTPAPAAGEGPAPDPWGSSDGGALVGGPPAADPWAPAPAFSDPWGGSPAKPSTNGTAVVGGFDAEPDEFSDFDRLRTALPTSGSSTGELQLLAGEVPARSPGAFDMSGVEGSLSEAVGSPPPKAAPTPTPPTRKTPESFLGPNAALVDLDSLVTRPGPTLPGAKASNPFLPSGAPATGPSVTNPFQPAPPATLTLNQLRLSPGPPVPGAPPTYISPLGGGPGLPPILPPGPPAPNTNPFLL; the protein is encoded by the exons ATGTCGACCTCGTCGCTGCGGCGCCAGATGAAAAACATCGTCCACAACTACTCGGAGGCCGAGATCAAGGTCCGCGAGGCCACGAGCAACGACCCCTGGGGCCCGTCCAGCTCGCTCATGTCTGAGATCGCCGACCTCACCTACAACGTCGTCGCCTTCTCGGAGATCATGAGCATGATCTGGAAGCGGCTCAACGACCACGGCAAGAACTGGCGGCACGTCTACAAG GCCATGACGCTGATGGAGTACCTCATCAAGACGGGCTCGGAGCGCGTGTCGCAGCAGTGCAAGGAGAACATGTACGCCGTGCAGACGCTCAAGGACTTCCAGTACGTGGACCGCGACGGCAAGGACCAGGGCGTCAACGTGCGGGAGAAGGCCAAGCAGCTGGTGGCCCTGCTGCGCGACGAGGACCGGCTGCGGGAGGAGCGGGCCCACGCGCTCAAGACCAAGGAGAAGCTGGCGCAGACCGCCACGG cctcctccgCAGCAGTGGGCTCTGGGGGCCCGCCCGAGGCCGAGCAGGCGTGGCCGCAGAGCAGcggggaggaggagctgcagctgcagctggccTTGGCCATGAGCAAGGAGGAGGCGGACCAG cccccgtcCTGCGGCCCCGAGGATGACGTCCAGCTCCAGCTGGCCCTTAGTTTGAGCCGAGAGGAGCACGATAAG GAGGAGCGGATCCGCCGTGGGGATGACCTGAGGCTGCAGATGGCCATAGAGGAGAGCAAGCGGGAGACCGGGGGTCAGGAGGAg TCGTCCCTCATGGATCTCGCTGACGTCTTTACGGCCCCGGCTCCTCCGACGGCTTCGGACCCCTGGGGGGGCCCAGCCCCCATGGCCACTGCCATTCCCACAGCCACCCCTGCCTCGGACCCTTGGGGGGGACCTCCTGTTCCTCCAGCTGCTGACCCCTGGGGTGGTCCGGCCCCTACCCCGGCCTCCGGGGACCCCTGGAGGCCCGCTGCCCCTGCGGGGCCCCCGGCTGACCCTTGGGGGGGGACCCCGGCTCCCGCAGCTGGAGAGGGGCCCGCCCCTGACCCGTGGGGGAGCTCAGACG GTGGGGCCCTGGTTGGTGGACCCCCAGCTGCTgacccctgggccccagccccggccttcTCGGACCCCTGGGGCGGGTCACCGGCCAAGCCCAGCACCAACGGCACTGCAG TGGTCGGGGGCTTCGACGCAGAGCCTGACGAGTTCTCCGACTTTGACCGACTACGCACAGCCCTGCCGACCTCAGGGAGCAGCACAG gggagctgcagctgctggccggggaggTGCCCGCCCGCAGCCCCGGGGCCTTCGACATGAGCGGGGTCGAGGGCTCTCTGTCCGAGGCGGTGGGGAGCCCCCCGCCCAAGGCTGCCCCGACCCCCACGCCGCCCACACGGAAGACGCCGGAGTCGTTCCTGGGGCCGAACGCAGCCCTCGTGGACCTGGACTCCCTGGTGACTCGGCCGGGCCCCACGCTCCCGGGAGCCAAGGCCTCCAACCCCTTCCTGCCCAGCG gagccccggcCACCGGCCCCTCCGTCACCAACCCCTTCCAGCCCGCACCCCCTGCGACGCTCACCCTGAACCAGCTCCGGCTCAGCCCCGGGCCCCCGGTCCCGGGGGCGCCACCGACATACATCTCTCCCCTGggcgggggcccaggcctgccccccatCCTGCCCCCGGGCCCTCCGGCCCCCAACACTAACCCCTTCCTCCTATAA